A single window of Salvia splendens isolate huo1 chromosome 6, SspV2, whole genome shotgun sequence DNA harbors:
- the LOC121808602 gene encoding peroxisomal membrane protein PMP22-like encodes MGSVAKNGLQLYLTQLQRHPLRTKVITAGVISAISDITAQKLTGIKKLQIRRLLLKVLFGSAYLGPFGHYFYTLLDKIFKGKKDNKTVGKKVLLEQLTSSPLNNLVFMLYYGLVIEARPWLQVKSKIKKEFPAVQYTAWTFWPVVGWVNHQYIPLHLRVVFGSTVGFFWAVFMNLRAKSMAIKKS; translated from the exons ATGGGATCGGTAGCAAAGAATGGCCTTCAACTGTATCTGACGCAGCTCCAGCGACATCCTTTGAGAACCAAA GTGATAACGGCAGGAGTGATTTCGGCGATTAGCGATATAACGGCGCAGAAGCTCACTGGCATCAAGAAACTTCAAATCAGACGCCTTCTCCTCAAAGTG CTTTTTGGCTCTGCTTATCTTGGACCCTTCGGGCATTACTTTTACACACTGTTGGATAAAATTTTCAAGGGGAAGAAGGATAATAAAACTGTTGGCAAGAAG GTTTTGTTGGAGCAACTGACGTCTTCACCGTTGAACAACTTGGTTTTCATGCTATACTATGGATTAGTCATCGAGG CAAGGCCATGGCTTCAAGtgaagtccaagatcaagaagGAATTTCCAGCGGTGCAGTACACAGCATGGACG TTCTGGCCAGTTGTCGGATGGGTTAACCACCAGTATATACCGCTGCATCTTCGTGTTGTTTTTGGAAGTACTGTTGGCTTCTTCTG GGCTGTATTCATGAATCTGAGAGCTAAGTCCATGGCCATAAAGAAAAGTTAA
- the LOC121808709 gene encoding senescence-specific cysteine protease SAG39-like, with the protein MYMEHEKWMAQHGFNYKNEEVKERRFKIFKENVQHIERFNLEGNHTYKLGINKFADLTHEEFLAKYAGNFMPSFEISLSHQSSFTYKNVKDVPPSLDWRDYNVVTPVQNQGSCGCCWAFSAVAAIEGIVAIRSGKLIPLSEQHIIDCNYYYEGCMGGRMEHAFSFVMQNGGLATDTDYPYTATQGACTNNKPSSLFSKINGFSFVPSSDEAALLAAVANQPISVAIDPRLFQFYHSGVLTGECGTHLTHAVTLVGYGESEDGIKFWLLKNSWGTGWGDGGYIKVQRNVDVKEGMCGITLYATYPNA; encoded by the exons ATGTATATGGAACATGAGAAATGGATGGCTCAACATGGGTTCAACTACAAGAATGAGGAAGTGAAGGAGAGAAGGTTTAAGATATTTAAGGAAAATGTGCAACATATTGAAAGGTTTAATCTGGAAGGAAATCACACATACAAGCTTGGGATAAATAAATTTGCAGATCTAACGCATGAAGAGTTCTTGGCTAAGTATGCAGGAAATTTCATGCCATCATTCGAGATATCATTATCGCATCAATCATCTTTTACATACAAAAATGTGAAAGATGTACCACCTAGTCTTGATTGGAGAGATTACAATGTTGTCACGCCTGTACAAAATCAAGGGTCATGTG GATGTTGTTGGGCATTCTCAGCTGTTGCCGCAATTGAGGGCATAGTAGCCATACGATCAGGCAAGCTGATCCCATTATCCGAGCAACACATTATAGACTGCAACTACTACTACGAAGGTTGCATGGGTGGAAGAATGGAGCATGCTTTCAGCTTCGTGATGCAAAACGGGGGTCTTGCAACTGATACCGACTATCCTTATACTGCGACTCAAGGAGCATGCACCAATAACAAACCATCATCTCTTTTTTCAAAGATAAATGGCTTTAGTTTTGTTCCTAGCAGTGATGAGGCTGCTTTGTTAGCTGCAGTAGCTAACCAACCTATCTCAGTAGCTATTGACCCAAGACTCTTCCAATTTTATCATAGTGGGGTTTTGACGGGGGAGTGTGGAACTCATCTCACTCATGCAGTTACACTAGTTGGCTACGGTGAAAGTGAAGACGGAATCAAGTTTTGGTTGCTTAAGAATTCGTGGGGGACAGGATGGGGAGATGGTGGATATATCAAAGTGCAAAGAAATGTAGATGTTAAAGAGGGCATGTGCGGTATTACATTGTATGCTACTTATCCCAATGCATGA